The proteins below are encoded in one region of bacterium:
- a CDS encoding 50S ribosomal protein L1, producing the protein MKHGKLYKEASTKVDRMKRYGLEEAVILLKECKYTKFDESVEVAINLGVDPRHADQMIRGSVVLPRGTGKKVKIAVFAEGEDAEAAKAAGADVVGSDDLVEKIKEGWLDFDVAISHPSLMGKVGKLGRTLGPRGLMPNPKSGTVAPDVARAVKEARAGKIEYRVDKAGIIHTMVGKVSFETDALVENCTVLIDVLEKARPVSVKGVYFKSMALSSTMGPGIKIDLSNIIKK; encoded by the coding sequence ATGAAGCATGGTAAACTATACAAAGAAGCCTCGACCAAGGTCGATAGAATGAAGCGTTACGGTCTTGAAGAAGCTGTTATTTTACTCAAAGAATGTAAATACACAAAATTCGATGAATCTGTTGAAGTAGCCATTAATCTTGGGGTTGATCCGAGACATGCCGATCAAATGATCAGAGGCTCGGTTGTTCTTCCCAGGGGAACTGGCAAAAAGGTGAAAATCGCGGTTTTTGCTGAGGGCGAAGATGCCGAAGCTGCCAAAGCAGCCGGTGCAGACGTTGTTGGAAGCGATGATCTCGTCGAGAAGATTAAAGAAGGCTGGCTAGATTTCGATGTTGCTATTTCTCATCCCTCTTTAATGGGTAAGGTCGGTAAACTTGGCCGCACGCTTGGTCCAAGGGGTCTTATGCCGAATCCGAAGTCCGGCACAGTTGCCCCAGATGTTGCAAGAGCTGTCAAAGAAGCCAGAGCTGGTAAGATTGAATATCGTGTAGATAAGGCCGGTATAATTCACACTATGGTCGGCAAGGTTTCATTTGAAACCGACGCGCTTGTGGAGAACTGTACGGTATTGATCGATGTTCTTGAAAAAGCAAGACCGGTTTCGGTTAAGGGTGTGTATTTCAAATCGATGGCGCTGTCTTCGACGATGGGTCCTGGTATCAAAATCGATTTGTCCAATATAATTAAAAAGTAA
- the rplL gene encoding 50S ribosomal protein L7/L12, with product MCPEENAPEIQLSDNAQAILDGIEKLTVMELADLVKALEEKFGVSAAAPMAMAAIPVGAAAAEVAEEKTQFTPMLTSIGDQKIKVIKEVRGVTDLGLKEAKDFVESTLPAAIKEDIPEDEAKKIKEAVEAVGATVEIK from the coding sequence ATGTGTCCTGAAGAAAACGCCCCTGAAATTCAACTGAGCGACAACGCGCAGGCCATTCTTGATGGAATAGAGAAGCTTACGGTTATGGAACTTGCGGATCTGGTGAAAGCACTTGAAGAGAAGTTCGGTGTTTCTGCCGCTGCTCCAATGGCCATGGCAGCTATTCCGGTCGGCGCTGCAGCAGCTGAAGTAGCTGAAGAGAAAACTCAATTTACCCCGATGCTCACTTCTATCGGTGACCAAAAAATCAAGGTTATCAAGGAAGTCCGCGGTGTTACAGACCTCGGTTTGAAAGAAGCCAAGGACTTTGTTGAGAGCACACTGCCCGCCGCGATTAAAGAGGACATCCCAGAGGATGAAGCGAAGAAGATTAAAGAAGCTGTAGAGGCTGTTGGCGCGACAGTTGAGATCAAGTAG
- the rpoB gene encoding DNA-directed RNA polymerase subunit beta, with protein sequence MKVYEDRTDFTKTEPVVPIPNLLSVQISSYGDFLQLDVPNEEREKKGLEEVFRSNFPIEDLYGKYTLDYINYQVGKPRFNIDECRIRNMTYSGSLKVRLKLIEWEGEGESRRMKEAREGEVYLGEIPLITNYGTFVINGAERVVVSQLHRSPGVFFDEVVHPNGKRLFSARIIPYRGSWIELKFDIREAIWVYFDTRRKTPITTLLRAFGYDTDKAIIELFHEVKTYKVHPQNKRHVVGNYAADTLFDFETGVVHLQACEQITEEKFDELVEAQIDEVPFFKLEQREIPVILASLKADTTTSYEEAVREVFSIIRPGDVLEEEGLSTMLETFLFNDKRYDLGEVGRYKMDQRLGINIPISNHALSREDFLEISRYLIVLRHGKGNLDDIDHLGVRRARSVGELVENQVRVGLARMSRTVRERMRLRDVETLTPSDLINARTVSAVINSFFGSSQLSQFMDQINPLAELTHKRRLSALGPGGLSRERAGFEVRDVHYTHYGRMCPIETPEGQNIGLITSLSVYGRINKYGFIETPYRKVINRKVTSDVVYLTSDEEDRYTIAQANAKVDEKGMLVNDKVFARHRADIIMAPSDKIDFIDVSPTQLVSVSAALIPFLEHDDANRALMGSNMQRQSVPLMVTTSPVVGTGVERRAALDSGAVVVAKRGGTVTYVDANTVDIKPAEVPEEFISIEDVDRYDMSKFRRSNQNTSINQRPVVKKGDLVEEGGIIADGAATKGGKLALGKNLLVAFMPWYGYNYEDAIIISEKCVKEDIFTSVHVEEFELQVRETKRGPEELTRELPNVSDEAIMNLDKRGIIVVGSEVESGDILVGRVTPKGETEASPEERLLRAIFGDKAGDVKDASLKAPPGMKGVVIDTVLLERKKSGKNARKKEKEIILELTEKYEDEIGKIRTRRDEILNNFLMGKRAKDIFSQITGEQLIDTGKKISTKLIENINFEDLDPKSDWTSTAKTNKQIRKILRHAKMLIEDKLEELKIEKDKIVRGDELPPGVLQMVKVHVAMKRKISVGDKMAGRHGNKGVISKIVPTEDMPYLKDGTPVDIILNPLGVPSRMNIGQILETHLGWAVSKLGYPGAETPVFNGGTIGEIKELMKKAGIPETGKVTLYDGLTGNAFQSPVTVGIIYMMKLSHLADDKIHARSIGPYSLVTQQPLGGKAQFGGQRFGEMEVWALEAYGAAHTLQEILTYKSDDVRGRAKMYEAIVKGENPPEAGIPESFNVLVKEMRGLGIDVQLLEDEEH encoded by the coding sequence GTGAAAGTTTACGAAGACCGCACGGATTTCACTAAAACCGAGCCCGTAGTGCCTATTCCTAACCTACTGTCGGTGCAGATTAGCTCATACGGTGATTTTCTTCAGCTGGATGTTCCTAATGAAGAGAGGGAAAAGAAAGGTTTAGAAGAGGTATTTCGAAGCAATTTCCCAATAGAGGATCTCTATGGGAAATACACGCTCGATTATATCAATTATCAAGTGGGTAAACCAAGATTTAATATCGATGAGTGCCGCATAAGGAATATGACATATTCTGGCAGCCTAAAAGTTAGGCTTAAGCTCATTGAGTGGGAAGGTGAAGGCGAGTCACGAAGGATGAAAGAGGCTCGAGAGGGAGAGGTTTATCTAGGCGAGATTCCTCTTATCACCAATTACGGCACCTTTGTTATTAATGGTGCCGAACGCGTAGTCGTTAGCCAGCTACACAGAAGCCCGGGTGTTTTCTTTGATGAAGTCGTTCATCCAAACGGCAAAAGGCTCTTTTCTGCACGTATTATCCCCTATCGTGGAAGTTGGATCGAGCTCAAATTCGATATTCGCGAGGCTATTTGGGTTTATTTCGACACTAGACGCAAGACGCCCATAACTACTCTACTTCGCGCTTTCGGATACGATACCGATAAAGCCATTATCGAGCTTTTTCATGAGGTTAAAACATACAAAGTTCACCCTCAGAATAAAAGACATGTTGTGGGCAATTATGCTGCTGATACTCTATTCGATTTCGAGACAGGCGTCGTGCATCTTCAAGCTTGCGAGCAAATTACCGAAGAGAAATTCGACGAGCTTGTAGAAGCGCAGATAGATGAAGTACCATTTTTTAAATTAGAACAACGGGAAATTCCTGTTATTCTGGCCTCATTGAAGGCTGACACCACTACTTCCTATGAAGAAGCAGTCAGAGAGGTATTTAGCATAATCCGCCCCGGCGATGTTCTCGAAGAAGAAGGTCTTTCGACGATGCTCGAAACGTTCCTTTTCAACGATAAACGCTATGATCTTGGCGAGGTCGGAAGATACAAAATGGATCAACGGCTTGGAATTAACATTCCAATTTCGAATCACGCACTTTCCCGGGAAGATTTTCTTGAAATTTCGAGATATTTAATCGTACTACGCCACGGAAAGGGAAACCTTGATGATATAGACCATTTGGGCGTTAGAAGAGCAAGAAGTGTCGGCGAATTAGTTGAAAATCAGGTTCGTGTAGGTCTTGCGAGGATGTCTAGGACGGTCCGCGAGAGAATGCGTCTTCGCGATGTCGAGACTCTTACTCCAAGCGATCTTATTAATGCAAGAACTGTCAGCGCTGTTATTAATAGTTTCTTCGGTTCCAGCCAACTTTCGCAGTTTATGGATCAGATCAATCCGTTGGCAGAACTTACACACAAAAGAAGACTTTCTGCGCTTGGGCCAGGCGGTCTTTCTAGAGAGCGAGCTGGTTTCGAGGTGCGCGATGTGCACTATACGCATTATGGCAGAATGTGTCCCATTGAGACTCCTGAAGGCCAGAATATTGGTCTTATTACAAGCCTTTCGGTTTATGGTAGGATTAACAAATATGGTTTTATCGAAACACCTTATCGAAAAGTGATCAACCGCAAAGTAACAAGCGATGTCGTGTATCTTACCTCCGATGAAGAGGATAGATACACTATAGCACAAGCCAATGCTAAGGTTGACGAGAAGGGTATGTTAGTCAATGACAAGGTGTTTGCGCGGCACCGCGCTGATATTATTATGGCTCCTTCGGATAAGATCGATTTTATTGATGTTTCTCCTACGCAGCTAGTTAGCGTGTCGGCAGCTTTGATTCCTTTTCTCGAACACGATGATGCTAACCGTGCGCTCATGGGCTCTAACATGCAACGCCAGTCCGTTCCTCTGATGGTAACAACGAGTCCAGTAGTTGGAACAGGAGTTGAACGCAGAGCAGCTTTGGATTCAGGTGCTGTTGTAGTTGCTAAGCGTGGTGGAACGGTGACATATGTTGATGCTAATACTGTGGATATCAAACCTGCGGAGGTTCCGGAGGAATTTATCTCTATAGAAGATGTAGATAGATATGATATGTCCAAATTCAGACGCTCGAATCAAAATACTTCTATCAACCAGCGCCCTGTTGTTAAAAAGGGAGATTTAGTCGAAGAAGGCGGCATAATTGCAGATGGAGCTGCTACTAAGGGTGGAAAACTCGCACTCGGTAAGAATCTCTTGGTCGCGTTTATGCCTTGGTACGGATATAATTACGAAGATGCTATTATCATCTCAGAAAAATGCGTAAAAGAGGATATATTTACTAGCGTTCATGTCGAGGAGTTCGAGCTTCAAGTGAGGGAAACAAAGCGTGGTCCTGAAGAGCTCACGCGCGAGCTTCCAAATGTTTCCGACGAAGCCATCATGAACCTCGACAAGCGTGGAATTATTGTTGTTGGTTCCGAAGTTGAAAGCGGGGACATTCTTGTCGGGCGTGTTACGCCGAAAGGAGAAACTGAAGCTTCCCCTGAAGAACGCCTCCTTCGCGCAATATTCGGCGACAAAGCCGGAGACGTCAAGGATGCTTCGCTCAAAGCTCCCCCGGGTATGAAGGGAGTTGTAATCGACACCGTTCTTCTTGAGAGGAAGAAATCAGGAAAGAACGCACGCAAGAAGGAAAAAGAGATAATTCTCGAGCTCACAGAGAAGTATGAAGATGAGATCGGTAAGATTCGTACTCGTAGGGATGAGATACTCAATAATTTCCTTATGGGAAAAAGAGCAAAAGATATATTCTCACAGATTACCGGCGAGCAGCTTATCGATACCGGCAAAAAAATAAGCACAAAATTGATCGAGAATATAAATTTCGAGGATCTAGATCCGAAAAGCGATTGGACATCCACAGCTAAAACCAATAAGCAGATTCGTAAGATACTACGCCATGCAAAGATGCTAATCGAGGATAAACTCGAAGAGCTTAAGATAGAAAAAGATAAGATAGTCCGCGGCGATGAGCTTCCTCCTGGAGTCCTACAAATGGTCAAGGTCCATGTAGCGATGAAGAGGAAGATTTCCGTTGGTGACAAGATGGCGGGACGACACGGCAATAAGGGTGTTATTTCTAAAATTGTTCCCACAGAAGATATGCCTTATCTCAAAGATGGTACTCCTGTCGATATTATACTTAATCCACTCGGTGTGCCTTCGCGTATGAATATTGGGCAAATCCTCGAAACACACCTCGGTTGGGCGGTCTCCAAGCTGGGATATCCGGGAGCTGAAACACCTGTGTTTAATGGCGGAACCATCGGTGAAATCAAAGAACTTATGAAGAAGGCTGGGATACCCGAAACTGGCAAAGTTACTCTTTATGATGGACTTACTGGTAATGCTTTCCAGAGCCCAGTTACCGTTGGGATTATCTATATGATGAAGCTGTCGCATCTTGCCGATGATAAGATTCATGCTAGAAGTATTGGCCCATATTCTCTTGTCACGCAACAGCCGCTTGGCGGAAAGGCACAATTTGGTGGCCAACGTTTTGGAGAGATGGAAGTTTGGGCACTCGAGGCCTATGGCGCGGCTCATACGCTTCAGGAGATTCTGACCTATAAATCGGACGATGTTCGTGGTCGTGCTAAGATGTATGAAGCAATAGTTAAAGGTGAAAATCCGCCAGAAGCTGGCATACCAGAGTCATTTAATGTTCTTGTTAAGGAGATGCGGGGCCTCGGAATCGATGTTCAACTCCTTGAAGATGAAGAACACTAA
- the rplK gene encoding 50S ribosomal protein L11, whose product MAKKEIKGTVKLQIPAGKATPAPPVGPALGQAGIRIMDFCKAFNAQTSKMGDSIVPVVITVFADKSFSFITKTSPASSLLKKASKISKGSGTPDKIKVATISRAQLKEIAEIKMPDLNANDIEAAMKIVAGTARSMGITVEG is encoded by the coding sequence ATGGCAAAAAAAGAAATTAAAGGTACGGTAAAGCTTCAAATACCGGCCGGGAAGGCAACGCCAGCACCGCCGGTGGGGCCTGCTCTTGGTCAAGCAGGGATCAGAATTATGGATTTCTGTAAGGCCTTCAATGCTCAAACGTCTAAAATGGGTGACTCTATAGTTCCTGTTGTTATCACGGTGTTTGCTGACAAATCTTTTTCTTTTATCACAAAGACATCGCCAGCAAGCAGTTTACTGAAAAAAGCCTCTAAGATTTCAAAAGGCTCCGGAACGCCAGACAAGATTAAGGTAGCGACAATTTCCAGAGCACAGCTTAAAGAAATCGCCGAAATTAAAATGCCCGATCTAAATGCTAATGATATCGAAGCTGCAATGAAAATCGTTGCAGGCACCGCTAGAAGCATGGGCATAACGGTGGAGGGCTGA
- a CDS encoding 50S ribosomal protein L10 — protein sequence MPNPAKIEAVKKLKILLSEYNIHYITDHTGLNVAQVSDLRRKLSESGSTMRVAKNRLIQIARAESGLSRIDDVFEGPTSMVLAKDDPVPSARVLKMFINDISMPQIKAVIIDDKMFSLNRFDEIAAMPCLDQLRANFIGAMASPMTGLAIGLSGLMRGLVVALSAISEKKQEE from the coding sequence GTGCCCAATCCGGCGAAAATAGAAGCAGTTAAAAAGCTCAAGATTTTGTTGAGCGAATATAACATACACTATATCACTGATCATACCGGCCTTAACGTCGCGCAAGTCAGTGATCTTCGCAGAAAACTCAGTGAGTCGGGTTCTACTATGCGCGTGGCAAAGAATCGCCTCATTCAAATTGCCCGTGCTGAAAGTGGTTTGTCCCGGATAGATGATGTTTTTGAAGGTCCTACGAGTATGGTTCTTGCAAAAGACGATCCGGTGCCTTCTGCGAGAGTATTGAAGATGTTTATCAACGATATTTCAATGCCACAAATTAAGGCAGTGATAATCGATGATAAAATGTTTAGTCTTAACCGTTTCGATGAAATAGCTGCTATGCCATGTCTCGACCAGCTTAGAGCTAATTTTATTGGAGCGATGGCCTCGCCCATGACTGGTTTGGCTATTGGCCTTTCCGGTTTGATGCGTGGACTCGTAGTTGCGCTTTCTGCAATTAGCGAGAAAAAACAAGAAGAATAA
- the nusG gene encoding transcription termination/antitermination factor NusG — MLKWYVVHTLSGHEQKAKRYLEAAAREKGLQDQIVEILIPTEDVIEMRQGKRRTVQRKFFPSYILVNMEVTKESQALVNGTPGVTNFLLSGGKPVPVTEVEIDRIRARSEGIEATEHKIEIPFNVGDLVKVIDGPFRDFTGGVSEINPERGKIKVMVSIFGRLTPVEVDFLQVKEDEE; from the coding sequence ATGCTTAAGTGGTATGTTGTTCATACGTTATCCGGTCACGAACAAAAGGCTAAAAGGTATCTCGAAGCAGCCGCGCGGGAAAAAGGGCTTCAGGATCAGATTGTCGAGATTCTGATACCCACCGAGGATGTTATTGAGATGCGGCAGGGCAAGAGGAGAACGGTTCAACGGAAGTTCTTCCCCAGCTATATTTTAGTGAATATGGAAGTGACTAAGGAATCGCAAGCGCTGGTTAACGGAACGCCAGGCGTTACGAATTTTCTATTATCTGGCGGAAAACCTGTTCCAGTTACCGAAGTGGAAATAGATAGAATTCGTGCTCGTTCAGAAGGCATAGAAGCTACTGAACATAAGATTGAGATACCTTTCAATGTTGGTGATTTGGTTAAGGTTATTGATGGACCTTTCCGTGATTTCACCGGAGGAGTTTCTGAAATCAATCCCGAGCGCGGTAAGATCAAGGTGATGGTCAGTATTTTTGGAAGACTCACACCAGTCGAAGTCGATTTTCTTCAGGTCAAAGAGGATGAGGAATAG
- the secE gene encoding preprotein translocase subunit SecE — protein sequence MESYQEFKKVRWPSKDELIGLTIAVIVSSLLLLVFVGVIDRLFFFLIQLIMG from the coding sequence ATGGAATCGTATCAGGAGTTTAAGAAAGTTCGATGGCCAAGCAAGGACGAGCTTATCGGTCTTACTATCGCGGTGATAGTGTCAAGTTTATTGCTTCTAGTTTTTGTAGGAGTTATAGACAGGTTGTTCTTCTTTCTCATTCAATTAATAATGGGTTGA
- the rpmG gene encoding 50S ribosomal protein L33, with amino-acid sequence MARDVIILACTECKAKNYTYSKNKRIHPERVEYKKFCPKCGKHTLHKESR; translated from the coding sequence ATGGCAAGAGATGTAATCATACTTGCTTGTACCGAGTGTAAAGCTAAGAACTATACATACTCGAAGAACAAGCGAATTCACCCCGAAAGAGTAGAATATAAAAAGTTCTGCCCCAAATGCGGTAAACATACTCTGCATAAAGAGAGTAGATAG